The following coding sequences are from one Devosia neptuniae window:
- a CDS encoding manganese catalase family protein: MFMRVDRLITELPPPAAADPNAAAALQELLGGKYAEMSTLGNYMFQSFNFRSKDKLRPFYSLVASITAEELAHVELVSNGVAMLNNGPDKPQGDKGDGGDISKTPFEAMQDIRLASAFLSNGGGSTPVNANGVSWNNDFVTTTGNLIFDLLHNFHLECGARLHKLRVYETVSDPTGREVCGYLLVRGSVHAHSYALALKKLTGVDIEKMLPTPNIPLSNIPECQKYLDEGSHRRLYTWSQGDYQEISGIWSNDEVALPDDPPGPLEVVEGMPDGGKIQQLVGIPSAFTPDYAPEEMFEIAAKLYKASR, encoded by the coding sequence ATGTTCATGCGTGTCGATCGACTGATCACCGAACTGCCACCGCCAGCTGCCGCAGACCCCAATGCGGCCGCAGCGCTGCAGGAGCTGCTCGGCGGCAAATATGCCGAGATGTCCACGCTCGGAAATTACATGTTCCAGAGCTTCAACTTTCGCTCCAAGGACAAGCTGCGGCCGTTCTATAGCCTTGTCGCCTCCATCACGGCCGAAGAGCTGGCGCATGTGGAACTGGTGAGCAATGGCGTCGCCATGCTGAACAATGGCCCCGACAAGCCCCAGGGGGACAAGGGCGATGGCGGCGATATCTCCAAGACGCCGTTCGAGGCGATGCAGGACATTCGTCTCGCCTCAGCCTTCCTGTCCAATGGGGGTGGCTCAACGCCGGTGAATGCCAATGGCGTGTCGTGGAACAACGACTTCGTCACCACGACGGGTAATCTGATTTTCGACTTGCTGCACAATTTCCATCTCGAATGCGGCGCACGCCTGCACAAGCTGCGGGTTTACGAGACGGTCAGCGATCCGACCGGACGCGAAGTGTGCGGCTATCTGCTGGTGCGCGGCTCGGTGCATGCCCATTCCTATGCATTGGCACTGAAGAAGCTGACCGGCGTGGATATCGAGAAGATGCTGCCAACGCCCAATATTCCGCTCTCCAACATTCCTGAATGCCAGAAATATCTGGATGAGGGCTCCCATCGCCGCCTCTACACCTGGAGCCAGGGTGACTACCAGGAAATCTCCGGCATCTGGTCCAATGACGAAGTCGCGCTGCCCGACGATCCGCCGGGGCCGCTCGAAGTGGTCGAAGGTATGCCCGATGGCGGCAAGATCCAGCAATTGGTCGGCATCCCGTCGGCCTTCACGCCAGACTATGCGCCCGAGGAAATGTTCGAGATCGCCGCCAAACTTTACAAAGCCTCACGCTAA
- a CDS encoding ferritin-like domain-containing protein, protein MTDTRDIFITGLRNAHAMENQALAIMKPQAERIENYPEVARRLEEHIGETEGQIERLERILDTLGEKRSSLKDMALSVGGAMAAIGHSVAPDEIVKNSFANFAFENYEIAAYKSLLALAQQAGDAGSVQLLEANLAEEQAMAEWLDDNIEAVTLQYASLRESGEAAKR, encoded by the coding sequence ATGACTGACACTCGCGATATCTTCATCACCGGCTTGCGCAATGCCCATGCCATGGAAAACCAGGCGCTGGCGATCATGAAACCGCAGGCCGAACGCATCGAGAACTACCCCGAGGTGGCGCGCCGCCTGGAAGAGCATATTGGAGAAACCGAGGGGCAGATCGAACGGTTGGAACGCATCCTCGATACGTTGGGTGAAAAGCGGTCCTCGCTCAAGGACATGGCATTGTCGGTGGGCGGGGCCATGGCGGCCATCGGTCACTCGGTGGCGCCCGATGAAATCGTCAAGAACAGCTTTGCCAATTTCGCCTTCGAGAATTACGAAATCGCCGCCTACAAGTCCCTGCTCGCCTTGGCGCAGCAGGCCGGCGATGCTGGATCGGTACAGCTTTTGGAAGCCAACCTGGCCGAGGAGCAGGCGATGGCGGAGTGGCTGGATGACAATATCGAGGCGGTGACGCTGCAATATGCCTCGCTGCGGGAAAGTGGTGAAGCAGCAAAGCGCTAG
- a CDS encoding helix-turn-helix transcriptional regulator — MTAPATNVLGTYLRDRRTRLDPAALGFIGGRRRTAGLRREEVAQRANISPTWYTWLEQGRGGAPSADVLDRIAKGLMLTEPEREHLFLLGLGRPPEVRYKAIDGVTPRLQRVLDTLGNSPAIIKTATWDVVAWNRAAAAVLTDYSKLPRQQRNILRLMFADSRVRAKQEDWESVARYVVGSFRADVARAGATEESMVLVDELSRTSPEFNRLWRDNEVATKHEGIKRIHHPGVGLLELEFSGFAIDGRPELGMVIYHPASSRDADLVRSLIAALDNEATRS; from the coding sequence ATGACCGCTCCCGCCACCAACGTCTTGGGGACTTACCTGCGGGATCGCCGCACCCGGCTCGATCCAGCGGCGCTGGGCTTCATCGGCGGGCGGCGCCGCACTGCGGGATTGCGCCGCGAGGAAGTCGCGCAACGCGCCAATATCAGTCCGACCTGGTATACTTGGCTGGAACAGGGCCGTGGTGGCGCCCCCTCGGCCGATGTACTCGATCGCATCGCAAAGGGCCTCATGCTCACCGAACCCGAACGGGAGCATCTTTTCCTGCTCGGTCTCGGCCGGCCGCCGGAGGTGCGTTACAAGGCAATTGACGGTGTGACGCCCAGGCTGCAACGCGTGCTGGACACCCTCGGCAACAGCCCGGCCATCATCAAGACAGCCACCTGGGATGTCGTCGCCTGGAACCGGGCGGCGGCGGCGGTACTGACCGATTACAGCAAGCTTCCGCGGCAGCAGCGGAACATCCTTCGGCTCATGTTCGCCGATTCACGTGTCCGGGCCAAACAGGAGGATTGGGAAAGCGTTGCCCGCTATGTGGTAGGCTCGTTCCGCGCGGACGTGGCGCGGGCCGGCGCCACCGAGGAGAGCATGGTGCTGGTAGACGAGCTGTCCCGAACAAGCCCGGAATTCAACCGGCTCTGGCGCGACAATGAGGTCGCCACCAAGCATGAAGGCATCAAGCGCATCCATCATCCCGGGGTCGGCCTGCTGGAGCTTGAATTTTCAGGCTTCGCCATTGACGGGCGTCCCGAGCTTGGCATGGTGATCTACCATCCGGCCTCGAGCCGCGATGCGGACCTGGTGAGGTCGCTCATCGCCGCGCTCGATAATGAGGCCACCCGTTCGTAG
- a CDS encoding SDR family oxidoreductase, whose amino-acid sequence MRVFLTGATGFIGSKIVPELINAGHEVLGLTRSEDGAAALVRAGAEVYRGSLEDPQTLARGASQADAVIHTAFDHDFTNFVANCEKDRRVIEAIGGALAGSNKPFLITSGSGMGSGAPGEPALERQFDRNNSNPRKLSELAGEAVAAKGVSLAVVRLPQVHDTKKQGLISPMIEIARAHGFVAYVGDGKERWAAAHVSDVARLYRLALEKHEAGVRYHAVAEEGVSMRQVAEAVGLGLGVPVRSLSLEQVADYFGPLAHFATLDMPASSEWTRNTLGWNPTGPSLISDLQRMNYTAAAH is encoded by the coding sequence ATGCGTGTTTTCCTGACCGGCGCGACCGGCTTTATCGGCTCCAAGATCGTGCCCGAACTCATCAATGCCGGACATGAGGTTTTAGGGCTAACCCGGTCGGAGGACGGGGCGGCGGCGCTGGTCCGGGCCGGTGCCGAGGTCTATCGCGGCAGTTTGGAGGATCCCCAGACCCTCGCGCGTGGTGCATCACAGGCAGACGCAGTCATCCACACCGCTTTCGATCACGACTTCACCAATTTCGTCGCCAATTGCGAAAAGGACCGACGGGTGATCGAGGCAATCGGCGGCGCGCTCGCCGGATCGAACAAGCCATTTCTGATCACGTCCGGCTCGGGGATGGGGAGCGGAGCGCCCGGTGAGCCGGCGCTGGAACGGCAGTTCGACCGCAATAATTCAAATCCGCGAAAGCTGTCCGAACTGGCCGGAGAAGCGGTGGCGGCCAAGGGCGTGAGCCTTGCCGTGGTGCGGCTGCCACAGGTGCACGACACCAAAAAGCAGGGGCTGATCAGCCCGATGATCGAGATCGCGCGGGCTCACGGCTTTGTGGCCTACGTCGGCGACGGCAAGGAGCGCTGGGCCGCAGCCCATGTCTCCGACGTCGCCCGCCTGTACCGCCTGGCACTTGAAAAGCACGAGGCTGGAGTGCGCTATCATGCCGTTGCCGAGGAGGGCGTCTCGATGCGTCAGGTTGCCGAGGCGGTGGGACTGGGCCTGGGTGTTCCCGTGCGTTCCCTGTCTTTGGAGCAGGTTGCCGATTACTTTGGACCATTGGCGCATTTTGCCACTCTGGACATGCCGGCATCGAGCGAATGGACGCGCAACACGCTTGGTTGGAACCCAACCGGCCCGAGCCTCATCTCGGACCTGCAGCGTATGAACTACACCGCCGCCGCGCACTGA
- a CDS encoding MarR family winged helix-turn-helix transcriptional regulator, whose amino-acid sequence MHKPFLDPLGLTFPQYLVMLELYAAAPRSVGELGNALGMDTGTITPLLKRLETSGMVTRMRDPEDERRVLVDLSPAGRSIKDEVWSISDKIKSACRMTEDDLVALRDTLHDFAHPAKPERSQT is encoded by the coding sequence ATGCACAAGCCGTTCCTTGATCCGCTGGGTCTGACCTTTCCCCAATATCTGGTGATGCTGGAGCTTTATGCGGCGGCGCCCCGATCGGTGGGTGAGCTCGGAAACGCCTTGGGGATGGATACCGGCACGATCACGCCGCTGCTCAAGCGGCTCGAGACCAGCGGGATGGTGACGCGGATGCGTGACCCCGAGGATGAACGCCGTGTCCTGGTCGATCTGTCGCCCGCTGGCCGCAGCATCAAGGACGAGGTCTGGAGCATTTCCGACAAGATCAAGAGTGCGTGCCGCATGACCGAGGACGATCTGGTCGCGCTGCGGGACACTCTGCATGACTTCGCTCATCCCGCTAAACCTGAAAGGTCACAGACATGA